One window of the Salvia splendens isolate huo1 chromosome 1, SspV2, whole genome shotgun sequence genome contains the following:
- the LOC121799480 gene encoding pentatricopeptide repeat-containing protein At1g02370, mitochondrial-like, producing MAIMRIITRLILRKPSPSPLPRSLSTAAQQPRPRNTIFYKVVGAKSSVADAMNEWVGSGKIVRRADIINISSYFRSRKNYRAALQLYEWMETSNIAPTAADQAIHIDLLGKTEGVASAEKYFDSLSEKTNKTYGALLSCYCRERVLDKALETFEKIKELNHVSVLDFNNVLSLYYNLEKPEKVVSLVEEMDEKNTGPDIYTYNMLINSHAALKNLDAIDGVLDKMESSNVKPDVFTYGNLATIYFNAGLHYKASACLELMEKMEVKKNTGREACRTRLRLYSLMNDLPGVNRAWEALKLDEPKPSNTSYLFMLLALSKLGNQENLEKIFKEWEEGCTLYDYRLPNVVLEYYISRNMVEEATLLYKRLAEGLTGRGSAPNLKTMELFASLCLKNSEIDLALEYLDNGLERAKSRDSKWFPNNDTVEKFISYFEEKSDTERGVKFIESMKKHNRLSSESLLSYIKASEAGS from the exons ATGGCGATTATGAGAATCATTACACGTTTAATCCTCCGGAAACCGTCGCCATCTCCTCTTCCACGGTCGCTGTCGACGGCCGCGCAGCAACCAAGACCTCGAAACACTATTTTCTATAAAGTGGTCGGCGCCAAATCCAGTGTGGCGGACGCTATGAACGAATGGGTTGGTAGCGGAAAAATAGTGAGGAGAGCCGATATTATCAACATCAGCAGCTACTTTCGCTCTCGGAAGAACTACCGAGCTGCACTACAG TTGTACGAGTGGATGGAAACCAGCAATATTGCGCCGACCGCAGCTGATCAAGCTATACACATTGACCTCCTTGGAAAGACTGAGGGTGTAGCTTCGGCGGAAAAATACTTTGATAGTCTCTCAGAGAAAACTAATAAAACATATGGAGCACTTCTCAGCTGTTATTGCAGGGAGAGGGTTTTGGACAAGGCTTTGGAGACCTTTGAGAAGATCAAGGAATTGAATCACGTGAGCGTGCTAGATTTCAACAATGTGCTTTCACTTTACTATAACTTGGAGAAGCCTGAGAAGGTTGTCTCTCTAGTGGAAGAAATGGACGAGAAGAATACCGGTCCAGACATTTATACTTACAACATGTTGATCAATAGTCATGCTGCTCTGAAGAATTTAGATGCTATTGATGGAGTTTTGGATAAAATGGAAAGTTCTAATGTCAAACCCGATGTGTTTACATACGGAAATCTGGCTACCATATATTTCAATGCAGGGCTGCACTACAAGGCTAGTGCTTGCCTTGAACTGATGGAGAAGATGGAAGTTAAGAAAAATACTGGTAGGGAAGCTTGTCGTACCCGCTTGAGGTTGTACTCTTTGATGAATGATCTGCCTGGGGTTAATCGAGCATGGGAGGCTCTGAAGTTGGACGAACCAAAACCATCTAACACTAGTTATCTTTTCATGCTTTTGGCTCTTTCAAAATTGGGGAATCAGGAAAACCTTGAGAAGATCTTTAAAGAGTGGGAAGAAGGCTGCACCTTGTATGATTACCGGTTGCCAAATGTGGTGCTGGAATATTACATCTCTAGGAACATGGTTGAAGAAGCTACCTTGCTCTACAAAAGATTGGCAGAAGGGTTGACAGGCAGAGGGTCGGCTCCAAATTTGAAGACGATGGAGCTGTTTGCATCTCTTTGCTTAAAGAACTCTGAGATAGATTTGGCTCTTGAGTATTTGGATAATGGATTAGAAAGGGCGAAATCGCGGGACAGTAAGTGGTTTCCCAATAATGACACTGTTGAAAAATTTATCAGTTATTTTGAGGAGAAGAGTGATACAGAGAGAGGTGTGAAGTTCATCGAGAGCATGAAGAAGCACAACCGTCTGAGCTCTGAATCTTTGCTTTCGTACATCAAAGCTAGTGAAGCGGGAAGCTAA
- the LOC121748985 gene encoding protein SEMI-ROLLED LEAF 2-like isoform X2, with translation MGVISRKIFPACESMCVCCPALRSRSRQPVKRYKKLLSEIFPKSPDGHSNDRKIAKLCEYASKNPLRIPKIAKYLEERCYKELRSGNVKLVSIVADIYNKLLCICKEQMVYFAVNLLNVVFELLDDSKQDTVLVIGCDTLTTFIYGQVDGTYTHNIENFVDKVCILAHKTGGEHEKSGLRASSLRCLSAMVWFMAEFSHVFADFEKIVHATLDNYEMNSQNEEAEERNEAHHNWVDEVARSEGRGTTVGGGEFSPSHMIIRIRPEKKDPAVLTREEVQTPQVWAQICVQRMVDLAKESTTMRRVLEPMFIYFDMRRHWVPQHGLAPTVLSDMSSFVENPGHQQLILAGVVRHLDHKNVVHDPEMKCHIIQTASCLARQVRAEGVISDMGFVSDLFRHLRKSFQATAEPVGEQELNVNTALQTSIETCLLETVRGIVDVRPLFDMMAITLEKLSPVKAVARAALASLTILAHVISLAPISFRSQQVFPEALFVQLLKVMLHPDVEIRIGGHQIFCILLIPSFAHARSDFTNHPRRWHSKSMSTFSSIAFLLEKLRLEINGTKIKHGGEKDDYQQLNKVEEEWKHGRSHKNSPNIHLISSLMDKAGGPTSLTETYFLQCNEDQVVQLLSALWIQVNLPDNLPANLEAIAHSFCLALISSRLKNSNDNLVLRFFQLPMSIRKISLDANNVSLSPAYQRSLFVSSTAMVIFAAKLYHVADANNLLNLLFESDVDPYLGISDDFQVYLKPQHEVKDYGSAFDNEGALSTLTELRDKAYEVDKKLFSILVESLSTITKFEPEEVAEQLSEGFVPDEAFMFGSQLTLDMDHIQRAAHSKGSQSFDGDFSANSILEDDAMSISSVADISRFIPNVPPSASPSMSHIVSIGQLLESALEVAGQVAGTSVSTSPLPYSAMTNQCETFGTETRKKLSNWLTYDNQCPKASCSTQTAFEKIMSEESVPAANNAWLALRLPPSSPFDNFLRAARG, from the exons GATGGTCATTCAAATGATAGAAAGATTGCGAAGCTGTGTGAATATGCTTCTAAAAATCCTTTACGGATACCGAAG ATTGCTAAATATCTGGAGGAAAGATGTTACAAAGAACTGCGTAGCGGTAATGTCAAACTTGTCAGTATTGTGGCGGATATATACAACAAACTGCTTTGCATCTGCAAGGAGCAAAT GGTCTATTTTGCTGTTAATTTGTTGAATGTAGTTTTTGAACTGCTGGATGACTCTAAGCAAGACACCGTGTTGGTGATTGGATGTGATACACTGACTACTTTTATTTATGGCCAG GTCGATGGAACTTATACACACAATATTGAGAACTTCGTTGACAAAGTTTGCATACTGGCACATAAGACAGGCGGTGAGCATGAAAAGAGTGGTTTAAGAGCATCAAGCTTGCGGTGTCTTTCTGCAATG GTGTGGTTCATGGCGGAGTTCTCACACGTATTTGCTGATTTTGAAAAG ATTGTGCATGCTACTCTTGATAACTATGAGATGAATTCACAAAACGAAGAAGCTGAAGAAAGAAATGAGGCACATCACAATTGGGTGGATGAAGTAGCGAGAAGTGAGGGAAGAGGTACAACTGTTGGAGGTGGTGAGTTTAGCCCTAGCCACATGATCATAAGAATCAGGCCAGAAAAGAAAGATCCTGCTGTTCTAACAAG AGAGGAGGTTCAGACACCACAAGTATGGGCTCAAATATGCGTTCAAAGGATGGTTGACCTGGCAAAGGAGAGTACTACGATGCGAAGAGTATTAGAACcaatgtttatttattttgacatGAGAAGACACTGGGTTCCTCAGCATGGCCTGGCTCCTACTGTTCTTTCTGATATGTCATCCTTCGTGGAAAATCCAG GACATCAGCAATTAATTTTAGCTGGTGTTGTTCGGCATTTGGACCACAAGAATGTTGTGCATGACCCCGAGATGAAATGTCACATCATCCAGACGGCTAGCTGTTTGGCCCGCCAAGTAAGGGCAGAAGGCGTGATATCTGATATGGGGTTTGTTAGTGACCTCTTCAGACACTTACGCAAAAGCTTTCAAGCAACGGCTGAACCAGTTGGAGAGCAAGAACTGAATGTGAATACTGCATTGCAGACTTCTATTGAAACTTGTCTGTTGGAGACTGTGAGAGGG ATTGTTGATGTCCGGCCACTGTTTGATATGATGGCAATTACACTGGAGAAGCTTTCTCCGGTAAAAGCTGTTGCTAGGGCAGCCCTTGCCTCCCTCACTATTCTTGCTCATGTCATTTCACTGGCACCTATATCATTCCGCTCTCAGCAG GTTTTTCCTGAGGCTCTTTTTGTTCAACTCTTGAAAGTGATGTTACATCCCGATGTTGAAATACGCATTGGAGGGCATCAGATATTCTGTATTCTTCTAATTCCAAGTTTTGCTCATGCAAGAAGCGACTTTACTAACCACCCAAGAAGGTGGCATTCCAAAAGCATGTCTACATTTTCCTCGATTGCATTTCTGCTCGAAAAGCTTCGGTTGGAAATAAATGGAACCAAAATCAAGCATGGAGGTGAAAAAGATGACTATCAGCAGCTCAATaaagttgaagaagaatggAAGCATGGGAGATCACACAAGAACTCTCCTAATATTCATTTAATTAGCTCCCTTATGGACAAGGCCGGTGGACCTACTAGCTTGACTGAGACT TATTTTCTGCAATGCAACGAGGACCAAGTAGTGCAGTTGCTGTCTGCTTTATGGATACAAGTCAATCTCCCTGACAATCTGCCAGCTAACCTTGAAGCTATTGCACATTCATTCTGTTTAGCACTTATCTCATCACGACTTAAG AACTCCAACGATAACCTTGTTCTCAGATTCTTTCAGCTTCCCATGTCAATTAGAAAGATCTCCTTAGATGCCAATAATg TGTCCTTGTCACCCGCATACCAAAGATCCCTTTTTGTATCATCAACTGCCATGGTGATTTTTGCTGCGAAGCTATACCATGTAGCTGATGCCAACAATTTGCTTAACTTGCTATTTGAATCTGAT GTCGATCCATATCTTGGCATCAGTGATGACTTTCAAGTCTATTTAAAGCCTCAGCATGAAGTGAAAGATTATGGCTCTGCTTTCGATAATGAAGGAGCCTTATCAACTCTGACGGAGCTGCGGGATAAGGCTTATGAAGTTGACAAAAAATTGTTTTCCATACTAGTTGAGAGTTTATCTACCATTACCAAG TTTGAGCCTGAAGAAGTCGCAGAGCAGCTCTCAGAAGGATTTGTGCCCGATGAAGCTTTCATGTTTGGTTCACAATTAACGCTTGACATGGATCATATCCAAAGGGCTGCTCACTCCAAGGGATCACAATCGTTTGATGGG GACTTCTCTGCCAATTCTATTCTCGAAGATGATGCTATGAGCATATCATCAGTTGCTGACATATCTCGCTTCATCCCCAATGTCCCTCCATCCGCCTCTCCGTCAATGTCCCATATTGTCAGCATTGGTCAGCTGCTAGAATCG GCTCTCGAGGTAGCTGGCCAGGTAGCAGGAACATCAGTCTCCACATCGCCCCTTCCGTATAGTGCCATGACAAATCAGTGCGAAACATTTGGTACAGAGACGAGGAAGAAGCTGTCTAATTGGTTAACCTATGACAACCAGTGCCCGAAAGCCTCCTGTAGTACACAGACTGCATTTGAGAAG ATAATGAGCGAAGAGAGCGTTCCAGCTGCAAACAACGCATGGTTAGCTCTGAGGCTTCCGCCTTCCAGTCCCTTCGACAACTTCCTCAGAGCAGCTCGCGGTTAG
- the LOC121748985 gene encoding protein SEMI-ROLLED LEAF 2-like isoform X1, translated as MGVISRKIFPACESMCVCCPALRSRSRQPVKRYKKLLSEIFPKSPDGHSNDRKIAKLCEYASKNPLRIPKIAKYLEERCYKELRSGNVKLVSIVADIYNKLLCICKEQMVYFAVNLLNVVFELLDDSKQDTVLVIGCDTLTTFIYGQVDGTYTHNIENFVDKVCILAHKTGGEHEKSGLRASSLRCLSAMVWFMAEFSHVFADFEKIVHATLDNYEMNSQNEEAEERNEAHHNWVDEVARSEGRGTTVGGGEFSPSHMIIRIRPEKKDPAVLTREEVQTPQVWAQICVQRMVDLAKESTTMRRVLEPMFIYFDMRRHWVPQHGLAPTVLSDMSSFVENPGHQQLILAGVVRHLDHKNVVHDPEMKCHIIQTASCLARQVRAEGVISDMGFVSDLFRHLRKSFQATAEPVGEQELNVNTALQTSIETCLLETVRGIVDVRPLFDMMAITLEKLSPVKAVARAALASLTILAHVISLAPISFRSQQVFPEALFVQLLKVMLHPDVEIRIGGHQIFCILLIPSFAHARSDFTNHPRRWHSKSMSTFSSIAFLLEKLRLEINGTKIKHGGEKDDYQQLNKVEEEWKHGRSHKNSPNIHLISSLMDKAGGPTSLTETEQYFLQCNEDQVVQLLSALWIQVNLPDNLPANLEAIAHSFCLALISSRLKNSNDNLVLRFFQLPMSIRKISLDANNVSLSPAYQRSLFVSSTAMVIFAAKLYHVADANNLLNLLFESDVDPYLGISDDFQVYLKPQHEVKDYGSAFDNEGALSTLTELRDKAYEVDKKLFSILVESLSTITKFEPEEVAEQLSEGFVPDEAFMFGSQLTLDMDHIQRAAHSKGSQSFDGDFSANSILEDDAMSISSVADISRFIPNVPPSASPSMSHIVSIGQLLESALEVAGQVAGTSVSTSPLPYSAMTNQCETFGTETRKKLSNWLTYDNQCPKASCSTQTAFEKIMSEESVPAANNAWLALRLPPSSPFDNFLRAARG; from the exons GATGGTCATTCAAATGATAGAAAGATTGCGAAGCTGTGTGAATATGCTTCTAAAAATCCTTTACGGATACCGAAG ATTGCTAAATATCTGGAGGAAAGATGTTACAAAGAACTGCGTAGCGGTAATGTCAAACTTGTCAGTATTGTGGCGGATATATACAACAAACTGCTTTGCATCTGCAAGGAGCAAAT GGTCTATTTTGCTGTTAATTTGTTGAATGTAGTTTTTGAACTGCTGGATGACTCTAAGCAAGACACCGTGTTGGTGATTGGATGTGATACACTGACTACTTTTATTTATGGCCAG GTCGATGGAACTTATACACACAATATTGAGAACTTCGTTGACAAAGTTTGCATACTGGCACATAAGACAGGCGGTGAGCATGAAAAGAGTGGTTTAAGAGCATCAAGCTTGCGGTGTCTTTCTGCAATG GTGTGGTTCATGGCGGAGTTCTCACACGTATTTGCTGATTTTGAAAAG ATTGTGCATGCTACTCTTGATAACTATGAGATGAATTCACAAAACGAAGAAGCTGAAGAAAGAAATGAGGCACATCACAATTGGGTGGATGAAGTAGCGAGAAGTGAGGGAAGAGGTACAACTGTTGGAGGTGGTGAGTTTAGCCCTAGCCACATGATCATAAGAATCAGGCCAGAAAAGAAAGATCCTGCTGTTCTAACAAG AGAGGAGGTTCAGACACCACAAGTATGGGCTCAAATATGCGTTCAAAGGATGGTTGACCTGGCAAAGGAGAGTACTACGATGCGAAGAGTATTAGAACcaatgtttatttattttgacatGAGAAGACACTGGGTTCCTCAGCATGGCCTGGCTCCTACTGTTCTTTCTGATATGTCATCCTTCGTGGAAAATCCAG GACATCAGCAATTAATTTTAGCTGGTGTTGTTCGGCATTTGGACCACAAGAATGTTGTGCATGACCCCGAGATGAAATGTCACATCATCCAGACGGCTAGCTGTTTGGCCCGCCAAGTAAGGGCAGAAGGCGTGATATCTGATATGGGGTTTGTTAGTGACCTCTTCAGACACTTACGCAAAAGCTTTCAAGCAACGGCTGAACCAGTTGGAGAGCAAGAACTGAATGTGAATACTGCATTGCAGACTTCTATTGAAACTTGTCTGTTGGAGACTGTGAGAGGG ATTGTTGATGTCCGGCCACTGTTTGATATGATGGCAATTACACTGGAGAAGCTTTCTCCGGTAAAAGCTGTTGCTAGGGCAGCCCTTGCCTCCCTCACTATTCTTGCTCATGTCATTTCACTGGCACCTATATCATTCCGCTCTCAGCAG GTTTTTCCTGAGGCTCTTTTTGTTCAACTCTTGAAAGTGATGTTACATCCCGATGTTGAAATACGCATTGGAGGGCATCAGATATTCTGTATTCTTCTAATTCCAAGTTTTGCTCATGCAAGAAGCGACTTTACTAACCACCCAAGAAGGTGGCATTCCAAAAGCATGTCTACATTTTCCTCGATTGCATTTCTGCTCGAAAAGCTTCGGTTGGAAATAAATGGAACCAAAATCAAGCATGGAGGTGAAAAAGATGACTATCAGCAGCTCAATaaagttgaagaagaatggAAGCATGGGAGATCACACAAGAACTCTCCTAATATTCATTTAATTAGCTCCCTTATGGACAAGGCCGGTGGACCTACTAGCTTGACTGAGACT GAACAGTATTTTCTGCAATGCAACGAGGACCAAGTAGTGCAGTTGCTGTCTGCTTTATGGATACAAGTCAATCTCCCTGACAATCTGCCAGCTAACCTTGAAGCTATTGCACATTCATTCTGTTTAGCACTTATCTCATCACGACTTAAG AACTCCAACGATAACCTTGTTCTCAGATTCTTTCAGCTTCCCATGTCAATTAGAAAGATCTCCTTAGATGCCAATAATg TGTCCTTGTCACCCGCATACCAAAGATCCCTTTTTGTATCATCAACTGCCATGGTGATTTTTGCTGCGAAGCTATACCATGTAGCTGATGCCAACAATTTGCTTAACTTGCTATTTGAATCTGAT GTCGATCCATATCTTGGCATCAGTGATGACTTTCAAGTCTATTTAAAGCCTCAGCATGAAGTGAAAGATTATGGCTCTGCTTTCGATAATGAAGGAGCCTTATCAACTCTGACGGAGCTGCGGGATAAGGCTTATGAAGTTGACAAAAAATTGTTTTCCATACTAGTTGAGAGTTTATCTACCATTACCAAG TTTGAGCCTGAAGAAGTCGCAGAGCAGCTCTCAGAAGGATTTGTGCCCGATGAAGCTTTCATGTTTGGTTCACAATTAACGCTTGACATGGATCATATCCAAAGGGCTGCTCACTCCAAGGGATCACAATCGTTTGATGGG GACTTCTCTGCCAATTCTATTCTCGAAGATGATGCTATGAGCATATCATCAGTTGCTGACATATCTCGCTTCATCCCCAATGTCCCTCCATCCGCCTCTCCGTCAATGTCCCATATTGTCAGCATTGGTCAGCTGCTAGAATCG GCTCTCGAGGTAGCTGGCCAGGTAGCAGGAACATCAGTCTCCACATCGCCCCTTCCGTATAGTGCCATGACAAATCAGTGCGAAACATTTGGTACAGAGACGAGGAAGAAGCTGTCTAATTGGTTAACCTATGACAACCAGTGCCCGAAAGCCTCCTGTAGTACACAGACTGCATTTGAGAAG ATAATGAGCGAAGAGAGCGTTCCAGCTGCAAACAACGCATGGTTAGCTCTGAGGCTTCCGCCTTCCAGTCCCTTCGACAACTTCCTCAGAGCAGCTCGCGGTTAG